Proteins from one Triticum aestivum cultivar Chinese Spring chromosome 7A, IWGSC CS RefSeq v2.1, whole genome shotgun sequence genomic window:
- the LOC123153024 gene encoding calcium uniporter protein 6, mitochondrial-like: MWRAAASRLLIPRPSSPAGATAACTVRNLRRLTSLRPEPRPAEAEFTSAEARRMVRLVGLEVLKRRLRSREDEVVPYAEFLDACVDAGAAPTRRQAEALAGAMDQSGSVVLFRGMVYLHPEKIVDLVRSAVPPVLEIENDARREEFELLKKKKGEIDRQACKQVRRILWSGFWFVQATVGLCFRFTFWEFTWDVVAPITFFVAGAHLLSGYAYFLITSRNLSYRTYMERLFKLRRRRLCTKYGFDMEKCLEMERHMRCPLGGDYSQGSKLHS; the protein is encoded by the exons ATGTGGCGAGCGGCCGCCTCCCGCCTCCTCATCCCCCGGCCGTCCTCTCCGGCAGGCGCTACAGCGGCATGTACTGTGCGGAACCTCCGCCGTCTCACATCGTTGAGGCCGGAGCCGCGCCCAGCAGAGGCTGAGTTCACGTCGGCGGAAGCTCGGCGAATGGTGCGGCTTGTTGGACTCGAGGTGCTCAAGAGGCGGCTGCGGAGCCGGGAGGACGAGGTGGTACCATACGCCGAGTTCCTAGACGCGTGCGTGGATGCCGGcgcggccccgacgcgccgccAGGCAGAGGCACTCGCGGGGGCGATGGACCAGTCCGGCAGCGTGGTGCTCTTCCGGGGAATGGTCTACCTCCATCCCGAGAAG ATAGTAGACCTGGTTAGAAGCGCAGTGCCGCCTGTGCTCGAGATAGAGAATGATGCGAGAAGGGAAGAGTTTGAGCTACTGAAGAAAAAGAAAGGAGAGATCGACCGGCAGGCGTGCAAGCAAGTGAGGCGAATCCTCTGGTCTGGCTTCTGGTTCGTGCAAGCCACGGTCGGCCTCTGCTTCCGCTTCACATTCTGGGAGTTCACGTGGGACGTTGTAGCGCCGATCACCTTCTTCGTGGCCGGCGCCCACCTGCTTTCCGGCTACGCCTATTTCCTCATCACCTCGCGCAACCTGTCATATCGAACCTACATGGAGAGGCTGTTTAAATTAAGGAGGAGAAGGCTTTGCACGAAGTATGGTTTTGACATGGAGAAGTGCCTGGAGATGGAGAGGCACATGAGGTGTCCTCTGGGAGGTGATTATTCTCAAGGTAGTAAGCTTCATTCATAA